gagagggttatttcgcaaattttaaaatgctagagggttgttttataaaaaaagtccAATAAAGCACCTCTCCTCTTTTATATGGAACGTTATAAACAAGATAGATTTTCTAAGATTTTCTTAGAACCTTGTAGTTTAGACTAAGTTAGAAGAGGAGGTTCTTTTTTACCTTGGAGCATAGAGGCGTCCGATAGAGATTTAAATCTatcaattggtatcaaagctaCAATGAGGAATGGGAGATCCTAACAAATTATATGCCAACATATGAATGTgtgaaattgcattgttgttttcctttttcatgAATATGCATATGAGTTTATTCTATAACTTAGCTTTAGATTATATAGCAGCTTGTTAATAAAGTTCTTCGATATACTTCTATTTACCtatatctgatttttttttttttttttttttttatagcagGGATGGGAGGTGATCTCTATGCATTGGACTTCGACGGCATCCTCTGCGACAGCTGCGGCGAGAGCTCCCTCTCCGCTctcaaggttttttttttttgtcattttctaatttacaatttttttttcaaaaaaaaaagactaatttTATTATAGGTTAATTATTTaccctctctcactctctctgtcTCTGTAAATAGGCTGCTAAGATTCGGTGGTCTTCTCTGTTCGATCAAGTGAATTTGTCCACGGAAGAGTGGATTATTGACCAAATGCACATTGTGAGCTTCGCccctcacttttttcttttttaaaaaaattttggaagaGAAACTACATAATTCATGTACTCCAAATCATCAGAGATTGTTGGAATATACCCAATTTATGGAATATACCCAATTTATTTGTCTTTGAATGTACGAAAATTTGAGGtattttcttgttttttgttCCATTGAGACATGACCAGAACGAAGCCGGAATTTATTTTTGGTGGggccaaaaattataaagtaaattataacaaaagttCAGAATATAAAGAACAAGGTTtctacaaaaaatattttactttggcCTCttgaatttataatattttaattttttctataccATAAGTATGGAtctttatgtaatttttaaaaaaagttgaggggggccaTGATTACTGTGGGCCTAGCAATAGCTCCTTCCCTAGACATGATCTACATTATTAGAAGTATTGAGAAATCAAAGTCTACAATTTTTGGAGCTCTTTTACCTgctaataatatatagtagtgGCGATGTTTAGACATGCGTCTGCTTTTATGCCTTGATAGGAACAAAGAGGCAGCCAATTCTCTTGCTTGTAGAGTTTAAATCAAATATGATGAAGTAAGGCCTTAACAACCACTAGGAATAATCTATTGATgtagcatgaaaaaaaaaattgtctttATCCTGCAAGAGTAAAAATTTAGACCTTGTTTGATGTTGTTACGTCTattgtttttataaataaaaaaaaaataccatatGATTAGACGTGCAGGTTGGTGGATTTCTTGCTTTTGTTGTCGTCTTTGTCAGATAGCTTGTAGTGAAACTTGGATAGATGTGAAAAGTAGCAATTTTATGTTACTATTGTGTTTTGTTTCAGCAAATTCAGCAAACATTACATCAATACCTAACGAGACCTTAACAATTCATTTTGAGTGATAAAGCTGTCTAATCTAACAAATGTCTCTAACTTCTGCCAGCTTCGTCCTGTGGTCGAAACTGGATATGAAAATCTGTTGCTTGTTAGGTTGCTATTGGAAATTCAGATACCATCAATTCGAAAATCATCGGTAAGCACTGTTATCTAATAATTTAGATCTTTAATGTTGGAAAGAAATCACTAAGCAGTAGGTTTTGTCTAATGAGGTTGTACTTCTATTCTATACAAACTAGGTTGCAGATGGGCTGAGTATCCAGGCCATATTGGAGAACTGGTTGCAACTGAAGCCCGTCATTATGAAAGAGTGGAATGAAGAGAGAGATGCTTTGATTGATCTGTTTGGTAAAGTGAGGGATGAATGGATAAGGAATGACTTTTCAGGGTGGATAGGCGCTAACAGGTAATAAGTACGAACCATTATTTCTTCAATCTCATTCATTACAGGCTCTTGCAACGAATGCTCGACTCTTGCGTTGGACAGAGTCCACTGTTCAATAGTTAATAGTTAAGAGTATTTACTTATGAAATTCATTTTAGTGAGAAATGATATCAATGTATGTCAAAAAATATTGCATAATTTCCTCCCAACTGAAGTTTATAACTATATTAGCCGCGTAATTTTGGTAACAACAATAAGATGCATTGCATTGATTCTAATTTGTGAAAGTGTTTGGTGCTTTCAAGGTGCTGTCAAGTTTTTACGGCAATTACTTTTTTTCATGAGATACGTAATTATTCTatcattatttataaaaaacaaaaatgaaaaccCTCAACCGGTAGGGTGTGTTGTTCATTGTGTTTTGTTTTTCGTCGATTCTGTTATTCTTAGTTACTCATTAACAAGTTTTGCATCAGATCTTATTTTCCTTTGGAAAACAAATATTGAGAATAAATCAATAACTTTATTAACTTCTAGAGTAACGCTTACTATAGTTTTATGTGTATGGAAGCCTTCGTGCTTattagttgttttcaatgatagaacttCTAAATTGACAATTCATAACGTTAAATATGATCGAgcatttaaagtatttagaaactaaatttctttATCCTTCGTaattattataaagtccatcaagcgggtataaaatgaacggttaaattGAACAGCCTTTGACAAATAGAAAATCGGATTCTTCAAATGAAGATCAgagttatttaatttgatttagatagtgaataaattttctataaaaaattcaaccgatttggTTTCTTCTATAACATTAAACTAGAAAGTGCCCCATTCCCAttgttaaaattatcaattttgaggcCTTTTGATTGTATGGTATGGTGTTAAAAAATCATGAAACAGTTTCTGTAAAGTTCAAATGTTCTAAATCATTTTTAATGGTATCGATTGTTTATCtagaatctctatcatcaaaaactacttatgagtatgaaggcaATTGCACTCAtgaaagtatagtagtcggacccTAATTTCTAATAACAACATTGGTAATAACAACGAGTTTGCAAACAAACTAATGAGAATAAAAACAGGAGAAAACTGTGAACTTATAGTCTCTTTCATAAAATAGCAGACTCTCTTAGCTTGACAGTCCTAATGTTACTATGTAATCTCCTCCATTACAGTTGTCAACCTCTCTATTATAGCAAAATAGTCGATGTCTGTAATCTGTTCTCTTTAGTTTCCAATCACTCACAGCCTTTCATGGCAGCCGTATTTTAATGCATTTATGATTTTTAACCAAACTTCAATAATCTTAAACAATTTAAGACCAAAGCTGGTTCTTATGACGAAATAGTAATAGAAGATTTTCTGAACTATTACAACATCTAGTGAAATTAATTCTACTATAGCTACACAGCTTCCTCCTTTGACTCTAAAGTAAGTGCGTAAATAGCTGCTTTTACTCATATACTTTTTTTAACCAATGAAATCGACAATTCATATATTGACCAGTAGATGACGCTGCAGATTTTATCCAGGTGTAGCCGATGCCTTAAGATTTTCAAGCTCTGAAGTGTATATTGTCACTACAAAGCAGGTATTGTCTTTATTTTCTTAaggattttttttctgtttctacAATTGTCTCTTCATGTCAAACTCCAAAGTCTTTTTAAAAGCAAATTCTTTAATACCTAACAGTTCTCCCATTAGTAGTTTAGTTGCATATGCTATCATATTTATACCGCTGTAAAACATTGTAGGATCATTTTTTGTCCTTGTATTCTCTCCATCTCTAATTGGTCTTGTGTTGGCTTCAGAGCAGATTTGCCGAAGCATTGTTGCGAGAACTCGCTGGAGTTAATATCCCTTCTGAAAGAATATATGGCTTAGGGACTGGGTTAGTATAAATTTGTGCACTTCAGTTCTGTCATTCCCATTTCAGGTCATTGTTTTATGATTTGACATCTTATTGATTTTCAGGCCAAAAGTAGAAGTGCTAAAACAGCTGCAGTCAATGTCACAGCATGACGGTCTGAAACTTCAGTAAGTTCTAACTAATGTGGTTCATATTCATGTAATGCGTCAATTTTTTATTCATGTTAAAGTTAACAATTGTAATTATTGTAAGTACTGCATGTGTTCCTTTGTTCAAGTAGTAGTCTCTTATTCTGTACATTGTGATTATTGTGATTCTTTTCCCCTAACTCTTGTGGTTCATATTCATGTAATGTGTCAATTGAACATTTTTGGTACATGTTGAAATTAACAATTGTAACCATCTCATATTCTAAATACTGCATGTGTTCCTTTTAGCAAGTAGTAGTACTATCTTATTCTGCACATTATTGTTCTTTTCCCCTAATTCATATTTTGTCGCATTCATAAAATGTAAAACTATTGGTTTTTAAGACTCCCAACAAATAATCTTTAGCAACAAAGGGGAGGAAAAGCAAAACTAACTACCGAAGTACGATATCCTCTCTAAATAGAATCTCAAGTGCTACTTCTATTACACTGGAAAGCATAGGATTTACTTGTTACATTACCAGACATTCAGAAAAGCAACAGAAAagaattcttttcttttcttctcccaCTCTGATGTCAAATCCAAGTGCATTGAAAGCGTTCAAATGTTTGCGACTAATTTAACTTTAGCCAGCATCATCAGACAGCCAAAGCATGTAGCCATTCCTATTAAATGTGGCATAGCTCTTGGTCTAATGAGTAATAGTATATCAAACCATATAGATTATCCAATGGGCGATGCACCAAAGGTGAACAATATCTGAGTTTACTTAAGAGAAAGTTGATTTTAGCTCCTTTAATAGGCAGCTATCTTTGAGTTTGAAATCATGCACATATAAGATAGAAGGGTTGATGGGAATATAATAGGAGGTAGTGCACTTCTTCCATCCTATTTGTCTATGACAAGTGCATTCTTGAAAATACTTTTGCTTATTTTACTAATTTGGTCCTGGCCAGTTTTGTGGAGGATCGGCTTGCAACCTTGAAGAACGTCATCAAAGATCCCGCACTTGATCAATGGAATTTGTATCTTGGTAATCTTTTTCGTCTCTGCTTGTTCAGTGTTGTACTGGCTGTTAAGTACCTCTCTTACAGTTGCTCTTAATATTGTCTTCTTTTGGCAGGGAGGTGGGGATACAacacagagaaagagagggaggaagCAGGAAGTATCCCAAGGATTCGCCTGTTGGACCTCACTGACTTCAGCGAAAAGCTAAAATAACTGAATTTTAGGCTTTGTTAATGCTTGCGAATCCAATTCATTCAACTAGATTTGGGCAATTGCAAGCACATAAATTTATACctgatgatttttatttttttttttcaagaaaccACATTTCAaattctagaattttctgttattCCCTTTTTTGTGTTGGTGATTGAGTTTTCTGTGTAGATTTTTGCTAGCATGGAATGCATCACGGAGCTCTATGGGCATCAACTCAGCTAACCAGTTTGGCCCTAATTGGAGCTTTTTCCAATGAGTTGTTTGAGTAGAGCTCGTTGAAAAAACTGTTTGGTTCCTCGGAAAAATGTGGGAATGATCTtttaggaaatttttttttttgtgaaaactCTCTTTTCGACGGTTTTTGTTTTCtggataaaaaattcaaaaaagaaaaacactatttttccataaaattcggattttttttttcggaaaaactatttttcctagcaatcaaacaaacaaaaaataatttttcaaatagaaaattatttttttgagatattttggtTTTCAGAAACCGAACACCCCCTAAAAACCTATTCATGAATGATCTTACATGTCAAAATCGCTATTAGATATATCAATTACATGCCGGCCTGGTTTGGTTACAATTACATCCTTGTCCTCCAAGTTTTATGCAATAGTGCACCGTCAAGATGGCAAAATGTTTGCACACTGTAATATTCAATGCAGTTTGTTTAGGCAACGGAAAAGAAGttcacacatttttttttttcacttatttagATTTCCAGAAATATTAGTTTGCAAACAATCGAATTGGATATCTATTTGCCAGTGCATTCAGTTGTAGCTAAACAGCAAACTCGAACTACTTGAGGAACTAAGAACTTGAACTACATTAGTGTTCTATGAAGAAACAGAGTAAGCCCACATCTCATCAGGATTCTGGACCATAGAACTTGAAGATGAGGCAAAATTTTGCTAGCAACTTTCCAAGGTGATGCAAAAGTAGTATCAACATTGATAATTGCAATGTCGCTAGTGGCGAGTACACACTTCCATTCTTCACTCTTGACAACCTAAAGTAGGAAAGAATTGATTGAATTTCAACCTATTATTATGATGTTATAATTCAATAACGTAGTAAAGACTTGATTATATCTTCCTTTCTATTGGTGACACAAAGGCGGCCTCGAAGCAATTCTACAACTCATCTTCGTAACCAACATGATCTTCAGTAGAAGCTTGGTTCTCAGCAACACTCCTCTTTCTCCTCAGCATCTCAATGACTTCGTCGAGAGGAGGATCTCCAGGCCTTCGATAGACTAGATCCCCGATCTTCATCTCATATGCCTCCGGCTGGCTCAGGACAAACTCTTTCAGCTACAGAATAGATCATCAGTCAGAACTGCTTGTGTAGTCTAAAATCTCAAGCGGATGACAgtaaaatcaataatatttGCCAAGAGAATGTACCTAAATTCTAAAGTTCCGAATAAAGGAACTCCAAATTTGTTTTCTTTGCTATGAAGGTACATTGttaacaataatataatattgaaaataatgaGGTTAGTTTCGTACAGTTGGAAGTATTGGGACAAACTACGATTGAAGCAAATTTTTGAACAGGATCAAAAGTAGTTATGACCACATGATAGATAAAAAAAGCCAAACAAATAATTCCTACTCATGATTAGGGATATGCAGTAGGTCATCGGATTGAGTTTGACTCCAATTAAGTCAATACCTCTTCTATATCTTGCCCCCTCTCCAGAGTGAACATGATGGTACTCAGATCGAAAGCCATGAACTTGGTCTCCACAGAGCCAGTTCTCAGTAATTTGCTCCATTTCATAGCAATTTCAGGTATTTCCTCCTGAAAAGATTTCAAATTAGAGAAAACGTGAATATAAAAGCTTGAACATCATATGGAGCAAAATTTCTTTCATATCATCCTGAAAAACTTAATATCTATAAAACATAATGCAAAGCTGATCGTACTTCAAGTTGTTGAAGAAAAACTTGTGCAGTCCTCAACAAAACTAACAAATTGACATccataatttaaataagttcAAGTAATTAGAAACCAACACTTCATAACTGAATTATAGCAAAACAACAAAATCTTGTCACGTGCTACAAGTGCAGATGCTAGTTCTAACTATATCAAATGCCCAGTAACTATGAAACTTTGGACATCGACGAGAAGTGATCTTCTTTGCCAAACAATGTTGTAAGCATGTGAGCATTCTTCCACAACATAATTTTGAGTCAAGATGGCTCAATTATTCCTTGATCAATTGTCAGTTGTGATTAACCTTACAATCTGAAATAATTGGTCATGAGAAACCAACAAACGAGATTATTCTCTGATGAAACTTAAACTGATAGTATGAAGCTACTAAAACTATGTACAGGGTTAATGATCACAGATCGAGGGAAGAGTTCTATTGATCCTCCATGAGAAATGCCCTAGACAAGGAGGAAAATGATGGGCAACTCCACTTATCTATGAATGAATAGTTACTGGCCCAAAGGTCTAATATAGACAAAAGTCCAACACCAAGCAATCAAACCTTCAAAACAGGAAAACCTCAAATCCTAAGCAATCAAAACTAGATATTAAAAcatgatttttgacaaaaagataAATGAGACCAACTATAATCACCATATTTTTGGGCTGAAAGCTGTTCCGCATGATGCGGAAAACTGTATTTAGCTGGAGCACACTAAAACCTTTTTAGCTGTTAACACTATGTTTCAATCATGCCGGCACTTCTTAAATTTTAGTGAAAATTTAACCAACCCAATCACCAACCAAAAACCGGTATACCCTAGCCTTCGTTTTCAACCAAGACAATATTCAGCACAGAAATAAAGATCTTTTTCATATGAGAAAACTTTGAATTATCATAGTAAGTAAAGCTCACTAAAAGTAGGAAAATAAGATATTCAGCATAAGTATGTCCCAGTAAATTAGAACATATCACACCATGAGAAACATCGCAGCCAGAAATTTGGCATGCAATCAAACAACGAGATTTCTTGAAAAACAAAGAAtctagatgaaaaaaaaaaaaaaaaaaaactttgtgaAATAAACCTTCAAAGGTTAAAGCCTTTCTGAGTATGAATTGCTGCAATGGCATGTTTAAGGTAACTGCTGTTATGCAAAGCTATCTCATGTTGACATCTCTCATTAACCAG
This genomic interval from Ananas comosus cultivar F153 linkage group 8, ASM154086v1, whole genome shotgun sequence contains the following:
- the LOC109714257 gene encoding uncharacterized protein LOC109714257: MGGDLYALDFDGILCDSCGESSLSALKAAKIRWSSLFDQVNLSTEEWIIDQMHILRPVVETGYENLLLVRLLLEIQIPSIRKSSVADGLSIQAILENWLQLKPVIMKEWNEERDALIDLFGKVRDEWIRNDFSGWIGANRFYPGVADALRFSSSEVYIVTTKQSRFAEALLRELAGVNIPSERIYGLGTGPKVEVLKQLQSMSQHDGLKLHFVEDRLATLKNVIKDPALDQWNLYLGRWGYNTEKEREEAGSIPRIRLLDLTDFSEKLK
- the LOC109714258 gene encoding uncharacterized protein LOC109714258 produces the protein MSRSSSLFVLLLFVFVFFLLAKVSEESKRTVSIPDELDDVVDDEEDEEWRRWGEKRRGPQRSSSEPPPDFSRMRPSEIQAELMRSHTGPSYGFVKLRLGVSRSREEIPEIAMKWSKLLRTGSVETKFMAFDLSTIMFTLERGQDIEELKEFVLSQPEAYEMKIGDLVYRRPGDPPLDEVIEMLRRKRSVAENQASTEDHVGYEDEL